One region of Hydrogenobaculum sp. Y04AAS1 genomic DNA includes:
- a CDS encoding glycosyltransferase family 2 protein, protein MDIDILLSTYNGEQYLRNQIESIINQTYKNWRLLIRDDGSQDKTIEILEYYLRKHKDKIVLIEDGQKHLGASKSFFRLLGYSDAKYIMFCDQDDVWLPYKIEETYNKMKELEKKHNDKPLLVYSDLKVVDKDLNLIAPSFWKYQHIDPKRNKLNHLLVQNVITGCTMMINDKLKDTLITMPDDEIMHDWWLGLVGASFGELDFIKEPLVLYRQHGKNDTGAQKYGLMVYLILRGDLSKFFSSNKRLIKQAKNFYKIYYNLLDKSQKDIVYNFMSLCEKNPSNRLITMIKCRYFKYGFLKNIGFIISCLLMPKEDL, encoded by the coding sequence GTGGATATTGACATACTGCTATCTACCTATAACGGAGAGCAATATTTAAGAAATCAGATTGAATCTATAATAAATCAAACCTATAAAAACTGGAGACTTTTGATAAGAGATGATGGATCTCAGGATAAAACCATTGAGATTTTAGAGTATTATTTAAGAAAGCACAAAGATAAGATAGTGCTTATAGAAGACGGGCAAAAGCATCTTGGGGCTTCTAAAAGTTTTTTTAGGCTTTTAGGATACTCAGATGCCAAATATATTATGTTTTGCGATCAGGACGATGTTTGGCTTCCTTATAAGATAGAAGAAACCTACAACAAGATGAAAGAGCTTGAAAAAAAACACAATGATAAACCTTTGCTTGTTTATAGTGATCTAAAAGTAGTGGATAAAGATTTAAACCTTATAGCTCCTTCTTTTTGGAAATATCAGCACATAGACCCAAAAAGAAACAAACTAAACCATCTTTTGGTTCAAAATGTTATAACTGGCTGTACTATGATGATAAACGATAAACTTAAAGATACGCTTATAACTATGCCAGATGATGAGATTATGCACGATTGGTGGCTTGGGCTTGTTGGAGCGTCGTTTGGAGAGCTTGATTTTATAAAAGAACCACTTGTTCTTTATAGACAACATGGTAAAAACGACACAGGTGCTCAAAAATACGGGCTTATGGTGTACTTAATACTAAGAGGTGATCTATCAAAATTCTTTTCATCAAACAAAAGGTTAATAAAGCAGGCTAAAAATTTTTATAAGATATACTATAATCTTCTTGATAAAAGCCAAAAGGACATCGTTTACAACTTTATGAGTCTGTGTGAAAAAAATCCTTCAAATAGGCTTATTACAATGATAAAATGTAGATATTTTAAATATGGGTTTTTAAAAAACATAGGCTTTATAATCTCATGCCTACTTATGCCAAAAGAAGACTTATGA
- a CDS encoding bifunctional oligoribonuclease/PAP phosphatase NrnA yields the protein MERVVPLANKLLEENGSILLVCHENPDGDTLGSALALYIFLKKLNKDVYVFCKDNIPKFAQFLPRVNEVLHPKDLEGKTFDLAIIVDAAGFKRANFEISSHLKARIDHHVGGDFYGLYDFIDFTCASTTLLVYELLKYINKDLIDKDIALCLYTGLCTDTGFFRYSNTTKEVFDAASSLCAYGVEPNYVWKNFGERESLAKLRLISKALENLEIFHNGKTAGIVITQSMIEETGALYEDTEGLVNYPRRLEGVYVAFAMIETKKEDGSTFWRVSLRSKEESVDVSKIAQRLGGGGHKYASGCKLYDDMHTSLYKLLDSIALELSNLEKAKELSLEEVQV from the coding sequence ATGGAACGAGTAGTTCCTCTTGCCAACAAACTTTTGGAAGAAAACGGTAGTATACTCTTGGTTTGTCATGAGAACCCAGATGGTGATACCCTTGGCAGTGCATTGGCACTTTATATTTTTTTAAAAAAGCTAAATAAAGATGTATATGTCTTTTGCAAAGACAATATACCAAAGTTTGCTCAGTTTTTACCAAGGGTAAACGAAGTCCTTCATCCAAAGGATTTGGAAGGCAAAACCTTTGATTTGGCTATAATAGTAGATGCCGCTGGCTTCAAAAGGGCTAATTTTGAAATATCCTCACATCTCAAAGCCCGCATCGACCATCATGTGGGTGGGGATTTCTATGGGCTTTACGATTTTATAGATTTCACATGTGCTTCCACTACACTTTTGGTATATGAGCTTTTAAAATACATAAACAAAGACCTCATAGACAAAGATATAGCCCTTTGTCTTTACACTGGTCTTTGCACAGATACTGGATTTTTTAGGTATTCCAATACCACAAAAGAAGTTTTTGATGCAGCCTCTTCTTTATGCGCTTACGGAGTAGAACCAAACTACGTCTGGAAAAACTTTGGAGAAAGAGAGAGCTTAGCAAAGCTAAGACTTATAAGCAAAGCCTTAGAAAACCTTGAAATATTCCACAACGGAAAAACCGCCGGTATCGTTATAACTCAAAGTATGATAGAAGAAACAGGGGCTCTTTACGAAGACACCGAAGGGCTTGTAAACTATCCAAGAAGATTAGAAGGAGTTTATGTGGCTTTTGCTATGATAGAAACCAAAAAAGAAGATGGGTCTACATTTTGGCGCGTATCTTTAAGAAGCAAAGAAGAGTCTGTAGATGTATCTAAAATAGCCCAGCGTCTTGGTGGCGGTGGTCATAAGTATGCCTCTGGTTGTAAATTGTACGATGATATGCATACATCCTTATATAAGCTTTTAGATAGCATAGCTTTAGAACTAAGTAATCTTGAAAAAGCCAAAGAGCTTTCTTTAGAAGAAGTCCAAGTTTAA
- the ppsA gene encoding phosphoenolpyruvate synthase yields the protein MNKSLEDKLVVFLDEVGIEDIPYVGGKNASLGEMIRHLKPKGVNVPYGFVVTAEAYRYFVKHNNLEQKIKDTLKDLDPSNLEQLAKKGHAVREMIRAGEFPQDLEDEITKAYEKLSQMYKTHAVDVAVRSSATAEDLPDASFAGQQETYLNVVGAQNVLVAVKNGFASLFTDRAISYRHSHGFDHFKIAISMGVQKMVRSDLGASGVMFTIDTESGFKDVVVINAIYGLGEMIVQGMVTPDEYMVFKPTLKKGFSAIIEKKLGKKDRKMVYGMGSDRVKIINVPQNEQKVYALNDDEILTLAKWGIEIEEHYQKPMDIEWAKDGNDNQLYIVQARPETVQSRRAQDKLVVYEIKDPLEERIPHRILSGIAVGDKIAKGTVKVIHSIKEAVDFKEGDILVTDITDPDWEPIMKKAAGIITNRGGRTAHAAIVAREFGVPAAVGTQKATEVLKTGMMVTLSCAEGETAYVYDKELDFETKEIDLSNIKKPKTKIMINVADPSSVFRYAAIPNDGVGLAREEFIIANYIKVHPLALINLDYVKEKDPELYKEIENLTFGYDNKEEYYVKKLSYGIAKIAAAFYPNPVIVRFSDFKSNEYAGLLGGKYFEPKEENPMIGWRGASRYYSDKFKTAFGMECKAILRVRNKMGLDNVKVMVPFCRTPQEGAKVLETMKEFGLVRGENGLEVYVMAEIPSNVILAEQYAEIFDGFSIGSNDLTQLTLGIDRDSDLVAHLYDERNEAVKIMVANLIDIAKKTGRKVGICGQAPSDFPDFAQFLVEKGIDSISLNPDSVFKTMLAVVEMEEKLNK from the coding sequence ATGAATAAAAGTTTAGAAGATAAACTGGTGGTTTTCCTAGACGAGGTAGGTATTGAGGATATACCTTACGTTGGAGGAAAAAACGCATCTTTGGGGGAGATGATAAGACACCTAAAACCAAAAGGGGTAAACGTACCTTACGGATTTGTAGTAACTGCTGAAGCTTACAGATATTTTGTAAAACACAACAACCTTGAACAGAAGATAAAAGATACATTAAAAGATTTAGACCCTTCAAACTTAGAGCAGCTTGCCAAAAAAGGGCATGCTGTAAGAGAGATGATAAGAGCCGGGGAATTTCCGCAAGACTTGGAAGATGAGATAACAAAAGCCTACGAAAAACTATCCCAAATGTATAAAACACATGCTGTAGATGTCGCTGTAAGATCATCTGCCACAGCTGAAGATTTGCCGGATGCCTCTTTTGCAGGTCAACAAGAAACTTATCTAAACGTAGTGGGAGCCCAAAATGTCTTAGTAGCAGTAAAAAATGGTTTTGCATCGCTTTTTACAGATAGAGCTATCTCATACAGACATTCTCACGGCTTTGATCATTTTAAAATAGCGATATCGATGGGTGTACAAAAGATGGTGCGCTCGGATTTGGGTGCATCTGGTGTTATGTTTACCATAGATACAGAAAGCGGGTTTAAAGACGTGGTAGTTATAAACGCTATATACGGTCTTGGAGAGATGATAGTACAAGGTATGGTAACTCCAGACGAATATATGGTCTTTAAACCAACACTAAAAAAAGGCTTTTCTGCCATCATAGAGAAAAAACTTGGCAAAAAAGATAGAAAAATGGTATATGGGATGGGGTCTGATAGGGTAAAGATAATAAACGTACCTCAAAATGAGCAAAAAGTTTACGCTTTAAACGACGATGAGATATTAACACTTGCCAAATGGGGTATAGAAATCGAAGAACACTATCAAAAGCCAATGGATATAGAATGGGCTAAAGACGGAAACGACAATCAGCTCTACATAGTCCAGGCAAGACCAGAAACAGTCCAATCAAGGCGCGCTCAAGATAAGCTCGTTGTATATGAAATAAAAGATCCTCTTGAAGAAAGGATCCCACATAGAATACTAAGCGGTATAGCTGTAGGCGATAAGATAGCAAAAGGCACGGTAAAAGTAATTCACAGTATAAAAGAAGCTGTAGATTTCAAAGAAGGGGATATATTGGTCACAGACATAACAGATCCAGACTGGGAACCTATCATGAAAAAAGCAGCTGGTATCATCACCAACAGAGGTGGTAGAACTGCCCACGCTGCTATAGTAGCAAGAGAGTTTGGAGTACCAGCAGCTGTAGGCACTCAAAAAGCAACGGAAGTACTGAAAACCGGCATGATGGTAACGCTTTCTTGTGCTGAAGGAGAAACTGCTTACGTATACGATAAAGAACTTGATTTTGAGACAAAAGAAATAGATTTATCCAACATCAAAAAGCCAAAAACCAAAATAATGATAAACGTAGCAGATCCAAGCTCTGTGTTTAGATATGCAGCTATCCCAAATGACGGTGTTGGTCTTGCCAGAGAAGAGTTTATAATAGCAAATTACATAAAAGTACATCCTTTAGCCCTTATAAATTTAGACTACGTAAAAGAAAAAGACCCAGAGCTTTACAAAGAGATAGAAAATCTAACATTTGGATATGACAACAAAGAAGAATACTACGTAAAGAAGCTTTCTTACGGTATAGCAAAGATTGCTGCAGCTTTTTATCCAAATCCTGTGATAGTGAGGTTTTCTGATTTTAAAAGCAACGAATACGCAGGTCTTTTGGGTGGTAAGTACTTTGAGCCAAAAGAGGAAAACCCCATGATAGGCTGGAGGGGAGCATCCAGATATTACTCAGATAAGTTTAAAACGGCTTTTGGTATGGAATGCAAAGCCATATTAAGAGTTAGAAACAAGATGGGCCTTGACAACGTAAAGGTTATGGTACCTTTCTGTAGGACACCGCAAGAAGGTGCAAAAGTGTTAGAAACCATGAAAGAGTTTGGGCTTGTAAGAGGGGAAAATGGTCTTGAAGTATATGTGATGGCAGAAATACCAAGCAACGTTATATTGGCAGAACAATACGCAGAGATATTTGATGGATTTTCCATAGGTAGTAATGACCTTACACAGCTTACCCTTGGCATAGATAGAGACTCTGATTTGGTGGCTCATCTTTACGATGAAAGAAACGAAGCTGTAAAAATCATGGTAGCAAACCTCATAGATATAGCCAAGAAAACCGGTAGAAAAGTAGGGATATGCGGACAAGCTCCCAGCGATTTTCCTGATTTTGCCCAGTTTTTAGTGGAAAAGGGTATAGATAGCATCTCATTAAATCCAGATTCTGTATTTAAAACTATGCTTGCCGTCGTAGAAATGGAGGAAAAACTAAATAAATAA
- a CDS encoding ATP-binding protein, which yields MKLLPIGIQTFEKIRNSNYYYVDKTIFVKKLENGGYYFLSRPRRFGKSLFLDTLKEAFSGNKELFKGLYLYDNWDWDKKYPIIKISFASGNIRTSDILLDLMTSQVNRISEKEQINLKEKRPSQMFLELIQKLYEKYNQKVVVLIDEYDKPILDAIENIEVARENREILKDFYSVLKDADPYLKLVFLTGVSRFSKVTIFSGLNQLQDITLNEEFSTVCGYTQSELESVFEDRLKDFDKEKIKQWYNGYSWLGESVYNPFDILLLFSEKRFRAFWFETGTPTFLIKMFMKNRYYIPELENLEVGDEILSNLDVDNIRIENLLFQSGYLTIKDFKEKYGIYTLSYPNLEVRKSFNSYFLTYTIEDISAKYKTDIGLIEAFENKQVEKLKDILHRFFASIPHDWYRKNDIDSYEGFYASIVYALFNGAGLNVIAEDNTNKGQIDLSVFNQDSVYIIEFKVVEDKEEGVALKQIKDKRYYEKYMDKYNDIYLIGVEFSKKDKNIVGFEWEKY from the coding sequence ATGAAGCTTTTACCAATAGGTATACAAACATTCGAGAAGATAAGAAATAGCAATTATTACTATGTAGATAAAACAATATTTGTTAAAAAATTAGAAAATGGTGGGTATTACTTTCTATCTCGCCCCAGAAGATTTGGCAAATCTCTTTTTCTTGACACACTAAAAGAAGCGTTTTCTGGTAACAAAGAATTATTTAAAGGGCTTTATCTATATGATAATTGGGATTGGGATAAGAAATATCCTATTATAAAAATAAGCTTTGCAAGTGGAAATATAAGAACTTCAGATATTTTATTGGATCTAATGACATCTCAAGTAAATAGGATATCAGAAAAAGAACAGATAAACTTAAAAGAAAAGCGTCCAAGCCAAATGTTTTTAGAACTCATCCAAAAACTATACGAAAAATACAATCAAAAAGTAGTAGTACTTATAGACGAATACGATAAACCGATATTAGATGCGATAGAGAATATAGAAGTAGCCAGGGAAAACAGAGAAATATTGAAAGATTTTTATTCGGTGTTAAAAGATGCTGATCCTTATCTAAAACTTGTTTTTCTTACAGGGGTATCGAGGTTTTCAAAAGTAACAATCTTTAGTGGATTAAATCAGCTTCAGGATATCACTTTAAATGAAGAGTTTTCTACAGTGTGCGGTTATACCCAATCTGAGCTTGAAAGTGTATTTGAAGACAGATTAAAGGATTTTGATAAAGAAAAGATAAAACAGTGGTATAACGGCTATAGTTGGCTTGGAGAGAGTGTTTACAATCCTTTTGATATACTGCTTTTGTTCTCAGAAAAAAGGTTTAGAGCCTTTTGGTTTGAAACAGGGACACCTACATTTCTTATTAAGATGTTTATGAAAAACAGATACTACATACCAGAGCTTGAGAACCTTGAAGTAGGAGACGAGATTCTATCAAACCTTGATGTGGATAATATAAGGATAGAAAATCTTTTGTTTCAATCTGGTTATCTTACAATAAAAGATTTTAAAGAAAAATACGGAATATACACATTGTCCTATCCAAACTTAGAAGTGAGAAAAAGCTTCAACAGTTATTTTCTAACCTATACAATAGAAGATATCTCAGCAAAATATAAAACTGATATAGGTCTAATAGAGGCTTTTGAGAATAAACAAGTAGAAAAACTAAAAGACATCTTACATAGATTTTTTGCAAGTATACCCCATGATTGGTACAGGAAAAACGATATAGACTCCTATGAGGGATTTTACGCATCTATCGTATATGCGCTTTTTAACGGAGCAGGGCTAAATGTAATAGCAGAAGACAATACAAATAAAGGCCAGATAGATCTTAGTGTCTTTAACCAAGACAGCGTTTATATCATAGAGTTTAAGGTAGTAGAAGACAAGGAAGAGGGCGTTGCTTTAAAACAGATAAAAGATAAAAGGTATTATGAAAAGTATATGGACAAATATAATGATATATACCTAATAGGGGTAGAGTTTAGTAAGAAAGATAAGAACATTGTGGGCTTTGAGTGGGAGAAGTACTGA
- a CDS encoding DUF4382 domain-containing protein — protein sequence MKNTILKRGSVAVAVLGIGALLSACGGGGGGSGSGFTTTSAYVQDDASNFPNVTVGIYSISLANTGDGNTCVLFSSSTPVYINLASLSGIAQYISTTACPSDSAYNRLDIVLSNTVSVITDTYNPAMCTLTSYNPNASSSVTLPNTVNCGSGSSCTLDMTGNIGALSGTNSYVDIDFDLKDSSYAITSGTNCQFSFATMPITMENENKPSNVMLRLRGYVSNLSTTAFNIVKDDNSYTVVYSSLTSSVSSLLQSASSNSLKVAVVCSSFTNNICTASIIARTVGGVYEGYSNNSLTLLREDNASDTISLFNPVIYPLSMTWSSFTVGSSYLLDVNICDLSNCTSSVYFTGNIMLEDDND from the coding sequence ATGAAAAACACTATCCTTAAAAGGGGTAGTGTAGCTGTTGCTGTCTTAGGTATTGGAGCGCTTTTAAGCGCTTGTGGTGGAGGCGGAGGTGGTTCAGGCAGTGGCTTTACTACAACAAGCGCTTACGTCCAAGATGATGCTTCTAATTTTCCAAACGTAACAGTGGGTATATACAGCATATCTCTTGCTAATACTGGAGATGGTAATACTTGCGTTTTGTTTAGTAGCTCTACTCCAGTTTATATAAATCTTGCGAGCTTATCGGGCATTGCCCAGTATATAAGTACAACTGCCTGTCCATCCGATAGTGCTTACAATAGGCTTGATATAGTTCTTTCAAATACAGTAAGTGTTATTACAGACACTTATAATCCCGCTATGTGTACACTCACCTCTTACAATCCAAATGCTAGTTCAAGCGTTACACTGCCAAATACCGTAAACTGTGGGAGTGGTTCTTCATGTACGCTTGATATGACCGGAAACATTGGTGCACTATCGGGTACAAACTCTTACGTAGATATTGATTTTGATCTAAAGGATAGTAGTTATGCGATTACATCTGGTACTAACTGCCAATTTAGCTTTGCTACAATGCCTATAACTATGGAAAATGAAAACAAGCCATCCAATGTTATGCTAAGGCTAAGAGGATATGTAAGCAACTTATCTACTACAGCTTTTAATATTGTAAAAGATGATAATTCTTATACTGTAGTGTATAGTTCTCTAACCTCAAGCGTATCTAGTCTTCTTCAAAGCGCTTCTTCTAATAGTTTAAAAGTGGCTGTGGTGTGCAGTAGCTTTACAAACAATATATGTACTGCATCTATTATAGCTCGAACAGTAGGCGGTGTTTATGAAGGATATTCTAACAATTCCTTAACGCTATTAAGAGAAGACAACGCTTCAGATACCATATCACTTTTTAACCCTGTTATTTACCCACTTTCTATGACTTGGAGCTCATTTACAGTAGGCAGTAGCTATCTTCTTGATGTGAACATTTGCGATTTATCAAACTGTACTTCTAGTGTATACTTTACTGGAAATATTATGCTAGAAGATGACAACGATTGA
- a CDS encoding glycosyltransferase family A protein has product MPTYAKRRLMKISIIIPTYNAENYLPSLLEKLKNQTVKDAEIIVIDSSSKDKTIDIAKKYTDKIIVIPKEEFDHGGTRTKAAKLSSGDIVVFLTQDALPYDEYSIENIVKVFEKDKSIGGAYGKQVSYEKTHLFGKHLREFNYQDEAYIRSIEDTPLYGIKTAFLSNSFSAYRKKALQEIGWFKDNLILGEDTYAGTKLLLKGYKIAYVPQAKVYHSHSYSVFEEFKRYFDIGVFHKKEHWIIELFGKAEGEGIRYIKSELKYILNHRAYHLIPEWFVRNAMKYIGYKLGQNYDKLPKWLVKKLSMHQSWWDKC; this is encoded by the coding sequence ATGCCTACTTATGCCAAAAGAAGACTTATGAAAATATCTATCATCATACCAACTTATAACGCAGAAAACTATCTACCGAGTTTATTAGAAAAGCTAAAAAACCAAACGGTAAAAGATGCTGAAATTATTGTTATAGATTCGTCTTCCAAAGATAAAACCATTGACATTGCAAAAAAATATACAGATAAAATCATCGTCATACCAAAAGAAGAATTTGATCACGGAGGCACGAGAACAAAAGCCGCCAAGCTTTCAAGTGGAGATATAGTAGTATTTCTTACCCAAGATGCACTGCCTTACGATGAATATAGTATAGAAAATATTGTAAAGGTTTTTGAGAAAGATAAATCAATAGGAGGAGCTTACGGAAAACAAGTAAGCTACGAAAAAACGCATCTATTTGGAAAGCACTTAAGGGAGTTTAACTACCAGGATGAAGCTTATATAAGAAGCATAGAAGATACACCTTTGTATGGTATAAAAACAGCTTTTTTATCAAATAGTTTTAGCGCTTATAGGAAAAAAGCACTACAAGAAATAGGATGGTTTAAAGATAATCTTATACTTGGAGAAGATACATACGCTGGGACAAAGCTACTTTTAAAAGGTTATAAGATAGCATATGTCCCGCAGGCGAAAGTTTATCACTCTCATAGTTATTCTGTATTTGAAGAGTTTAAAAGGTATTTTGATATAGGAGTTTTCCACAAAAAAGAGCACTGGATAATAGAACTTTTTGGAAAAGCAGAAGGAGAAGGTATAAGATATATAAAATCTGAACTTAAATATATATTAAATCACAGAGCTTATCATCTGATACCAGAGTGGTTTGTAAGAAATGCTATGAAGTATATAGGCTATAAGCTTGGACAAAACTACGATAAACTACCAAAATGGCTTGTTAAAAAACTAAGCATGCATCAATCTTGGTGGGATAAATGTTAG
- a CDS encoding glycosyltransferase family 2 protein, whose amino-acid sequence MWKLLKYNIYLQRYIIKKSGLFDERYYLKSYPDIRLGDIDPIIHYIKHGAREGRNPNPFFDTTFYLNRYEDVAKSRINPLLHYILYGAKEGRWAGPNFNSGFYLLSNPDVKKAGLNPLLHYILHGQYEGRKAKIETDRELKLYNYRKLSSLFLFINKSNIKKSMDYIRKYGFRVFINKASTKLNSVYQYEVWIKINEPTEEELTAQKNIKFKYEPKISIVVPVWNTPKKFLIDMIESVLNQTYSNWELCIVDGNSKEKHVKETLEHYTLKDKRIKVKYLKENKGIAGNSNEAIALATGEYIAFLDHDDVLAPFALYEVVRAINENEDVDFIYSDEDKITEDGLKRFDPFFKPDFSPDTLRSYNYITHLSVVKKELLNEVGWFREGYDGSQDYDLILRCTEKAKKIVHIPKILYNWRINDNSVAQDPKNKMYAYDAAKKALQDHLDRVGLKGKVRDGVFLGSYKIDYDISYHHKVSIIIPNKDHKEDLEKCITSIINKSTYKNYEIIIVENNSKEKKTFEYYKYLQNKYNNIVLLEWKDKFNYSAVNNFASKYANGDILLFLNNDTEVINENWIEEMLMYAQRKDVGAVGAKLYYPDDTIQHGGVILGIGGKVGHSHRFFPRVSYGNVGRLVVVQNLSAVTGACLMMRKDIFNEVEGFDERYPLALSDIDICLKVREKGYLVVWTPYAELYHYESKSRGYEDTPEKQERFKKEIELFKKKWGHILEKGDPYYNPNLTLDREDFSIKI is encoded by the coding sequence ATGTGGAAGTTGTTGAAATATAATATTTATCTACAAAGATATATTATTAAAAAAAGTGGCTTGTTTGACGAAAGATACTATCTTAAATCCTATCCAGATATAAGGTTAGGAGATATAGATCCAATAATACATTATATAAAGCATGGTGCAAGAGAAGGAAGAAATCCAAACCCATTTTTTGACACAACTTTTTACTTAAACAGGTATGAAGATGTTGCTAAAAGCAGAATAAACCCTCTTTTACACTATATCTTGTATGGCGCAAAAGAAGGAAGATGGGCAGGGCCTAATTTTAACTCTGGATTTTATTTGCTTAGCAATCCAGATGTCAAAAAAGCAGGACTAAATCCACTTTTACACTACATTTTACATGGGCAATATGAAGGAAGAAAAGCGAAGATAGAGACAGATAGAGAGCTAAAGTTGTATAATTATAGGAAGTTGTCTAGCTTATTTTTGTTTATTAATAAATCAAATATCAAAAAAAGTATGGATTATATAAGAAAATACGGTTTTAGGGTTTTTATAAATAAAGCAAGTACTAAACTAAACTCGGTTTATCAATATGAGGTTTGGATTAAGATAAATGAGCCGACAGAGGAAGAGTTAACTGCTCAGAAAAATATAAAATTTAAGTATGAGCCGAAAATAAGTATAGTGGTACCAGTATGGAATACGCCAAAAAAATTTTTAATTGATATGATAGAATCTGTCTTAAATCAAACGTATTCAAATTGGGAACTTTGCATTGTTGATGGCAACAGCAAAGAAAAACATGTTAAAGAGACTTTAGAACACTATACTCTTAAAGATAAAAGAATAAAAGTAAAATATCTAAAAGAGAACAAAGGGATAGCTGGAAATTCAAATGAAGCAATTGCTTTAGCTACTGGCGAGTATATAGCTTTTTTAGATCACGATGATGTCTTGGCTCCTTTTGCTTTGTACGAAGTGGTAAGAGCCATAAACGAAAATGAAGATGTTGATTTTATATATTCAGATGAGGACAAGATAACAGAAGATGGACTTAAGAGATTTGATCCATTTTTCAAACCGGACTTTAGCCCAGATACACTTAGAAGCTACAACTACATAACACATCTTTCGGTAGTAAAGAAAGAGCTTTTAAATGAAGTGGGGTGGTTTAGAGAAGGATATGATGGCTCTCAGGATTATGACTTGATACTTAGATGCACAGAAAAAGCAAAAAAAATAGTTCATATCCCAAAGATTTTGTATAATTGGAGAATCAATGATAATTCCGTAGCTCAGGACCCTAAAAACAAAATGTATGCTTACGATGCTGCTAAAAAAGCTTTACAAGATCACTTAGACAGAGTGGGATTAAAAGGAAAAGTTAGAGACGGTGTATTTCTTGGTTCATATAAAATAGACTATGATATAAGCTATCATCATAAAGTGTCTATCATAATACCAAACAAAGATCATAAAGAGGATTTGGAGAAATGTATTACATCTATTATAAACAAATCCACTTATAAAAATTACGAAATAATAATTGTTGAAAACAACAGTAAAGAAAAAAAGACTTTTGAATACTACAAATATTTACAGAATAAATATAATAATATTGTATTACTAGAGTGGAAAGATAAATTTAACTATTCAGCTGTGAATAACTTTGCATCTAAATATGCAAATGGTGATATATTACTATTTTTAAATAATGATACAGAAGTGATAAATGAAAATTGGATAGAAGAAATGCTTATGTATGCTCAAAGAAAGGATGTAGGTGCTGTAGGTGCAAAATTGTATTATCCTGATGACACTATTCAGCACGGAGGTGTTATATTGGGTATAGGTGGAAAGGTAGGGCATTCTCATAGGTTTTTCCCAAGAGTTTCTTATGGAAATGTTGGAAGGTTGGTTGTTGTACAAAACTTATCTGCAGTAACTGGAGCATGCTTAATGATGCGGAAAGATATATTTAACGAAGTTGAGGGCTTTGATGAAAGATATCCTTTGGCATTAAGTGATATAGATATTTGTTTAAAAGTAAGAGAAAAAGGATATCTAGTTGTTTGGACACCCTATGCTGAACTTTATCATTATGAGTCTAAATCTCGTGGTTATGAAGATACACCTGAAAAACAAGAGAGATTTAAAAAAGAAATTGAGCTTTTTAAAAAGAAGTGGGGACATATTTTAGAAAAGGGTGATCCTTACTACAATCCAAATCTTACTTTGGATAGAGAAGATTTTTCTATTAAAATATAG
- the rfaE2 gene encoding D-glycero-beta-D-manno-heptose 1-phosphate adenylyltransferase yields the protein MIYTLEEAVKRIEDYKSQNKKIVFTNGCFDIIHAGHVKYLNIAKTYGDILIVGLNSDNSIKRIKGDKRPIVPQEQRAYVLSQLKPVDMVVIFEEDTPYNLIKAIKPDVLIKGADWNIENIVGADIVLSNGGSVNTIKFDYDTSTSKIIQKIIELYCEK from the coding sequence ATGATTTATACATTGGAAGAGGCGGTAAAAAGGATAGAGGATTATAAATCTCAAAATAAGAAAATAGTTTTTACAAATGGATGCTTTGATATAATCCATGCTGGGCATGTAAAGTACTTAAACATAGCCAAAACCTACGGAGATATATTGATAGTAGGGCTAAATTCCGATAACTCTATAAAACGTATAAAAGGAGATAAAAGACCCATAGTACCCCAAGAACAAAGGGCGTATGTGCTTAGCCAGTTAAAACCTGTTGATATGGTTGTTATCTTTGAAGAAGACACACCTTATAATCTTATAAAAGCCATAAAACCAGATGTGCTTATAAAAGGAGCAGATTGGAACATAGAAAACATAGTAGGAGCAGATATAGTACTTTCAAACGGAGGTAGTGTAAATACAATAAAATTTGATTACGATACATCCACATCTAAGATTATTCAAAAGATAATAGAGCTTTACTGTGAAAAGTGA